The Carassius carassius chromosome 16, fCarCar2.1, whole genome shotgun sequence genome window below encodes:
- the LOC132159383 gene encoding NLR family CARD domain-containing protein 3-like, with translation MSEKRGKMSLSQKQSVRSDSHVSSSVSVKSDESKGLVPNFSEETTSRTKRLQYETLDPDLQSHRNHKNYTDSLLQIFQDLESKIMTFLKKELEKFKKILQKEDMQYFVKDFNENRCSMKEAALDLTLYFLREMKQDEAADTLEDELVFIHQLKCSLKKKYQCVSEGIAKQGDSTLLKNIYTDLYITQGCSEQVNTEHEVRQIEVASRRHESQEIQVECKHLFEAPEQDKQIRTVLTKGVAGIGKSVSVQKFVLDWAEGKENQDISFIFPLPFREMNLKEQEKLSLMDLITQFFPEIKGLNLTRRNQFKVLFILDGLDECRLPVNFKDNETWSDVSSPVSLDVLLTNLIKGNLLPSALIWITSRPAAASKIPPDCIDRLTEIRGFNDAQKEEYFRKRFTDENLAKEIIDHVKQSKSLFIMCHIPVFCWISATVLQNILEEKRNNVVKNNQADDVSKTLQESNTEDTPKTLTQMYTHFLRFQIQQSRRKYDGEHTPDVSWDKDAIFSLGKLAFDQLERNNVIFYDTDLEACGIDVYEASVYSGMCTQIFKEETGITLGTMYCFVHLSIQEFIAALYAHLFLDMKKKSIFVHASTKWKYKSKTMIDLLKTAVDKALERDNGHLDLFLRFLLGLSLQSNQRLLQGLLTQKNRNDQSKKEIVQYIKQKLKSNLSPERSINLFYCLNELNDQTLVKDIQTHLSKGSLSSADLSPAQWSALVFVLLTSEEELEEFELQKFKKSDECLIRLSAVIKTCKRALLNDCGLTDKSCPALASVLGSDTSLKELNMNNNNLQDYGVKMLCTGLKNINCKLEILRLSDCSITEEGYKALSSALRSNPSHLIELDLTGNDPGESGVKLLSDLLQDPNCQ, from the exons TGTAAGATCAGACTCACATGtgtccagctctgtgtctgtgaagagtgacgaGTCAAAGGGTTTAGTACCAAACTTCAGTGAAGAAACAACATCACGAACCAAACG GCTTCAGTATGAAACATTAGATCCAGATTTACAGTCTCACAGGAACCACAAGAATTATACAGACAGTCTCCTGCAGATCTTCCag GATCTTGAGAGCAAAATAATGACATTTCTAAAGAAAGAACTGGAaaagtttaagaaaatattacaaaaagaggACATGCAGTACTTTGTGAAGGACTTTAATGAGAACAGATGCAGTATGAAAGAAGCAGCTCTTGATCTCACGCTCTACTTCCTGAGAGAGATGAAGCAAGATGAAGCTGCTGATACTCTAGAAG atgAGCTGGTCTTCATTCATCAGCTAAAGTGTAGCCTAAAGAAGAAGTATCAATGTGTGTCTGAAGGAATTGCAAAGCAAGGTGACTCTACACTTCTGAAGAACATCTACACAGATCTCTATATCACTCAGGGTTGTAGTGAACAggtcaatactgaacatgaggtgagacagattgaAGTTGCTTCCAGACGTCATGAATCACAGGAGATACAGGTTGAgtgcaaacatttgtttgaagcacctgaacaagacaagcagatcagaactgtactgacaaaaggagttgctggcatcggaaaatcagtctctgtgcagaagtttgttctggattgggccgaaggaaaagaaaatcaagatatcagctTCATATTTCCTCTTCCATTCAGAGAGATGAACTTAAAGGAGCAAGAAAAACTTAGTTTGATGGACCTTATAACTCAGTTTTTCCCAGAGATAAAAGGACTGAACCTTACGAGAAGAAATCAGTTCAAAGTCTTGTTCATTCTTGATGGATTGGATGAATGTCGACTTCCTGTAAACTTTAAGGATAATGAGACGTGGTCTGATGTTTCATCACCAGTCTCTCTGGATGTTCTCCTGACGAACCTCATCAAGGGAAAtctgcttccttctgctctcatctggatcaccagcagaccagcagctgccagtaagattcctcctgactgtatcgaccggctgacagagatacgaggattcaatgatgcacaaaaggaggagtacttcagaaaaagATTCACGGATGAGAATCTGGCCAAAGAAATCATTGATCATGTTAAACAATCAAAGAGTCTCtttatcatgtgccacatcccagtcttctgctggatttcagccactgttctccagaacattttagaggagaaaagaaataatGTTGTGAAAAACAATCAGGCTGATGATGTCTCCAAAACACTGCAGGAGTCAAATACTGAAGACACTCCTAAGACtctgacacaaatgtacacacacttcctcagattTCAGATCCAGCAGAGCAGACGAAAGTATGATGGAGAACATACACCAGATGTTTCCTGGGATAAAGATGCCATCTTTTCACTGGGGAAACTGGCGTTTGATCAGCTGGAAAGAAACAATGTGATCTTCTATGACACAGATCTGGAAGCCTGTGGTATTGACGTCTATGAGGCATCAGTGTACTCAGGCATGTGTACCCAGATCTTTAAGGAGGAAACAGGGATCACTCTTGGTACCATGTACTGCTTCGTTCACTTGAGCATTCAAGAGTTTATTGCAGCCCTTTATGCACATCTGTTTCTAGACATGAAGAAGAAAAGTATATTTGTTCATGCGTCTacaaaatggaaatataaaagtaaaacaatgatTGATTTGCTCAAGACTGCAGTGGACAAGGCACTAGAGCGTGATAATGGACACCTGGATCTTTTTCTTCGCTTCCTCCTTGGTTTGTCACTtcagtccaatcagagactcttacagggTCTGTTGACACAGAAAAATAGAAATGACCAGAGCAAAAAGGAAATAGTTCAGTACATCAAGCAGAAATTAAAGTCTAATCTGTCTCCGGagagatccatcaatctgttctactgtctgaatgaactgaacgaccaaactctggtgaaagacattcagacccaccttagcaaaggaagtctctcatctgctgatctttcacctgcccagtggtctgctttggtctttgtgttgttgacatcagaggaggagttggaggagtttgagcttcagaaattcaagaaatcagacgagtgtctcattagattatcagcagtcatcaaaacctgcaaaagagctct GTTAAATGATTGTGGTTTAACAGACAAAAGCTGTCCAGCTCTGGCTTCAGTTCTTGGATCAGATACCAGTCTGAAAGAgctgaacatgaacaataataatctgcAGGATTATGGAGTTAAAATGCTCTGCACTggattgaaaaatattaattgcaaatTAGAGATACTCAG actttcagactgcagtatcactgaagaaggttataaagctctgtcttcagctctgagatcaaacccttcacacctgatagagctggatctcacaggaaatgatcctggagaatcaggagtgaagctgctcagtgatttactacaggatccaaactgtcaa